Genomic window (Primulina eburnea isolate SZY01 chromosome 8, ASM2296580v1, whole genome shotgun sequence):
TTAATACATACAAGTAGAAAATAAAACAACACAATACTAACGAAGCCCaaagataaatcttttttcATGAAAATAGTGACCTAAGAAGAGGCATTAGCAAACAGATGTTAAAATATTAAGCGCTAATCACATTTCGTCCAGTTAATAACCATGCAAAAGGAAATGAGGAAGCTTGAACTCAAGGATATAACTTTATCCAATAAAAAAAAGGAGATGGACACTTTCTAAATGAAAGAAACGAAAACCGATAAAAAAAAAGACAGCGATGTTTTTCCTtacatttaatttttataaggTACCTTCGCAGTAACAGGTCGTGCCATTGAAGTCCCCAgcaattatttttatgaattgaTAACATTATGCTGACTTGAGTTCATGTACTGGGCCAACATCAGCGATGAAGCAAACAAATTATAATTTTCCCTGCGTTGCCTAAGCAACAAATTAAGAAACATGTGTTGTATCTTTCTCGCATCTAGTCATTCTCAACTGAATTGAGGTATATGTACACAGTAACCAGCCTACAGTTAACTACTGAGAATAACATACCTAAACCACCACTATATGCCAGGGccattttttttaactttttagGCAAGGTTTTTCCATCCATACCACTAGCAATCATTGTctctttataaagtttaaaaGTCACTGATCCAATACTAGTTTTTGTGATTTCCTTCCTGAAAGCATCAAATGACTCACTTAATGAATCAAACCGCCTATGGCATATACTAACTTGCCGTGCTTCAAGGCGAGAAAATACTCCTTCGTCTGCATGGTCTCACGATCAAGTGTCAAAGACTCAAGTTCTCTCACAATTGTGAAGAGGATTGTCCCACCTGGAGTTTCATACACCCCACAACTCTTCATTACCACCAGACGATTTTCAACCATCTCTATGCGACCACTCCCAAGCTTCCGACCAAAGCTCTGAGAGAAGAGATGCAGGAGAGCGTCCAGTCCATTTATTGAAACAGGGAGACCCTCAACTATACCAATATTCGGATATATGCAAGTATGACACTAAAGGATAAGTAACCAATAATTATTAATGTATATGCacaaaataatacaaaaaaatattaaatgcacGTGATAAATaattctaaaatgaaaataaaagaaGTTAGAGCAACTAACTCAGGTTGATCCGGTGCCTCTTTTGGGTTAAGAGTGATCATGTACATGTCCTCCATAGGCCCCATTTGCTGGATCTTCCAAGATATCCCCCTTGAAtgtttatatatcaaaatgaaTGTCAATATTTGGACAAGAGGAGCCACATGTGAAGGGCATTTTCACAGTACATGATCCCAgtcattaaaaattttaaataaagatCCACATTCAAAACACATTCTGTTGATTTTAATGAGAACCAAATAACTGATTATGCAAATAATATGACAATTCTTCCTATCTTAAATATTCCAGAAGTTCATAACACGATAACATGTTGGCTTAGAATGGGCAGTCTCATTAGTCATAGTGAATTGTTATTCTGGTGCCACAATAAAATCCGAAGGTATGAATATAGCAAATCTAAGAACTTTCCTCACAGAAAGTCATAACATAAAGGATTCTAAAGCACACGAAATCACCACCTATCTCATGACTGAGGTGCCACAGATTCCTATCTCTGCTGTAGATGGATTTCTTTATCACTGGAACAGGGACATTATGTCTTACAACATATTCAATTGCATCTTCTCTTCCCTTTATTTGTGAAGAGAGAAACTAAAATAGGAATCAAATTGTCTACATAAATTCTAAAGTAGGTCGGGTCATTTCCTTTTCCGGTACATCAATGAGAAACATCATCAGCTCCAACTTCTTTGGCCACATCAACCATGGCCTGCATTTTCAATTCATTAACAAATACAAGTAGAAAATAAAACAACAGAATACTGAAAAACCCCAAAGATAAATCATTTTTCATGAAAAGTGTGTACGTGAGAAGAGGCATTAGCAAACAAATGTTAAAATACTAAGCGTTGATCACATTTCGTCCAGTTAATAACCATGCAAAAGAAAAGGAGGACGTTTGAACTCAAGGATATAACTTTATCCAATAACGAAAAGAGAAGGACACTTTCTAAATAAAAGAAACGAAAAATAATAAAGTTGTTTTATCTAAAAAGACAGTGAAAGCACGTttttccttacatatttaattgtTATAAGGTGCCTTAGCAGTAACAGGTCGAGCCATTGAAGTCCCCAGCAAGTATTTTCTCTCATAGATGGCACCAGCTCGTTCCTCTTTCAAATCCTTCACCACTAGTCGACACGCTCCACTAGCCTTGGCATTTTGTTCTAGAGCTTCTAATTCTTGTATGCCCTAAATTTATGGATTTGGATCATGCATAAGAAAGTAAACAAGAGTAACATAGCAAGCTATgcctttttttttatgaattgatAACATTATGCTGACTTGAGTTCACGTGCTTGGCCAACGTTAGCGATGAAGCAAACAACTTTGCAGCCATAATTTTATCTGCATTGCCAAAGCAGCAAATTAAGAAACACGTTTTCTAGTATTTCTCTCATCTAGTCATTCTCGATTTCATATGTTTACAAACTTGAGAAATCTTCTGAATTGAGGTATATGTACACACAGTTAACCATCCTACAGTTAACTACTGAGAATAACTTACCTAAACAACCACTATATGCCAGGACCACTTTGTTTAACTTTTTAGGCAAGGTTTTTCCATCCATATCACTAGCCATCATTGTCTCTTTGTCACTAGCCAAAACTGCTCGGACAGCTGCTGCATCAAACAAATTTATTAGTGGTCGGTGATTCAAGTATTTTAAGtgtttaaattttgaaatgttaataaaattttGTATGGGTGGGGGGATTTGAAAGCTTTTTCATGTACAATTACAGAATTCCAATATCCTaaagaaaaaaatgagaaaTGGAAGCAGCcttgaaaaattaattcaatCTCCCTCAGAAAGATTATAACTTGTTAtctattacaaaaaaaaaaaactctatcCCAACGGATAACATTCAAAATACAAGAAACGAGTGACATCTAAAAAATTTAAAGGATGGTAGAGAAACCTGGTTTGCCTAGCTAACAGCCAAAACCAATCATAGAACCCAAAATTGTAGCACAAAAAATAGTCACCCAGATATAGACAATAACATAGTGACTTTGATAGGCAAATCATCAAACAAGTATCCGGCACCCATAGTCCAGAATCTGGACAAGGCAAAAGCAGGAGGAAGTCAAGGTGCACTTACAACCTTGAATTTGGGAAAATCAGAATGGCCCAGTCAATATATCAGAGGTTTTTGTCAAACATAGAGCGGACACTCGTTGGCAATCCATATGAAGCTAGCAGCATTGGCTTGATTGTAGGTTTCCCCACTCTCGAACGAGAAGATGTATGGTCTGTAGAGACTGTTGGGATTTTCCCTGCCTGTTACACATACAAATCCTTTATAAAGTTTAAGAGTCACTGATCCAATACTAGTTTTTGTGATTTCCTTCATGAAAGCATCAATTGACTCGCGAAGTGGATCAAACCACCTATGGTATATACTAACTTGGGGTGCTTCAAGGCGAGAAAATCCTCCTTCGTCTGCATGGTTTCATGATCAAGTGTCAGAGACTCGAGTTCTCTCACAACTGTGAAGTGGATTGTCCCACCAGGAGTTTCATACAACCCACAACTGTTCATTACCACTAGACGATTTTCAACCATATCTGTGAGACCAATCCCAAGCTTCCGACCAATGTCATTCAGCTCTGAGAGAAGAGATGCAAGAGAGAGTCCAAGTCCAATATTTGGAAAATAAGGGCCAAATATGAAGGGCATTTCCACAGTACATGATCCCAgtcattaaaaatttaaataaagatcTACATCCCAAACACATGCTCTGTTGATTTTAATGACAAACAGATAACTGATTATACAAATATGACAGCCCTTCCTATCTTAAATATTCCAGAAGTTCATAACACGATAATATGTTGGCTTAGAATGGGCAGTCCTCTCATTAGTCATAGTGAATTGTTATTCTGGTGCCACAATAAAATCCATACTATTGAATGCCATGACTCGAGTACACTAGCAATTTTCTTGTTACCCAAAAATAAGTCAATGATCCCAAATAATTTACTTCACATCAAACAATAAGGGTATGAATAAGCAAATTTACAAACTTTCCTCACAGAAAATCATAATATAAAAGGGATCTAAAGCACATGTAATCACCACCTACCTCATGACTGAGGTTTGTCACTGGAACAGGGATATTATGCCTTACAACATATTCGATTGAATCTTCTCTTCCCTTTATTTGAAAGGAGAAAACTTCAATAGGAATCAAACTGTCTACAGAAATAAAGTATGTCGAGTCATTTCCCTTTCCAGTACATCCATGAGAAACAGCATCAGCTCCAACTTCTTTGGCCACATCAACCATGGCCTGCATTTTCAatgcatcaataaaaacaagtagaaaataaaacaaacaatACTAACAAAGCCCaaagataaatcttttttcATGAAAATAGTGTGCCTAAGAAGAGGCATTAGCAAACAAATGTTAAAATATTAAGCGTTCATCACATTTCGTCAAGTTAATAACCATGCAAAAGGAAAAACTCAAGGATATAACTTTATCCACTAAAAAAGAGATGGAATAAAAGAAACGAAACCGTGaagttattttttcaaaaaaagacAATGAAATCCCGTTTTTCCttgcatttaattttataaGGTACCTTAGCAATATCAGGTCGTGTCATTGAAGTCCCCAGCAAGCTTTTTCTCTGATAGATAGCACCAGCTTGCAAGCAAGGAAATACGAAATCTCTCACAAATTCCTATTTCAAATTCTTCACTACTAGTTGACATGCTCCGCTAGTCTTGGCCAGTTGGCCTTTTGTTCCAGACCTTCTAATTCATGTATGCCCTAAATTTATGGATTTGGATCATGCATAAGACAGTAAACAAGAGTAACATAGCAAGCTATGCCTACCTTGCCATCCTTCACATTTATGTTCAGTGTCGAGTAAATAATTAACGTCAGTCAGGACCCTGTTGCCTTTCAACTGTAATTTAGtacaaaatattcaatttttttatgaattgatAACATTATGCTGACTTGAGTTCACGTGCTTGGCCAACGTCAGCGATGAAGCAAACAACTTCGCAGACATAAATTTACCCTGCATTGCCGAAGCAGCAAATTAAGAAACAAGTGTTGTTATCTTTCTCTCATCTAGTCGTTCTCGATTTCAAATGTTCACAAACTTGAGAAATCTTCTGAATTGAGGTGTATGTACACAGTAACCAGCCCAGTTAACTACTGAGAATAATAATTACGATTGTTCAACAAAACCAAAAGTCTCATAAAAAGTTGGAGACCCTACCCTCGATTTCAAATGTTTTGACTTCCTGAAGTTAAGTGTAAGCTTAATTATTGACTAGCCATCTCAAATTAATCAACAATAgaatttatcaaatttcaaaagATAAACCAATTAACATACCTAAGCCACAGTACAATTACAGAGGTATCTAAACCACCACTATATGCCAATACCACtttgtttaatttttaagaCCAAGTTTTTTCCATCCATACCACTAGCAATCATTGTCTCTTTGTCACTAGCCAAAACTGGCGCCGAACAGTCGCTGCATCAAACAAATTCATTAGGGTCAGTGCTACAAGTACtttaattgtttaaattttGAAGCGTTGACAAATTTTTGTATGGGTGGGGGAATTTGAAAGCATTTCCACCATGTAACCGCACAAAAAGGAGCACCCTTTTTCCAAccagttttgttttttttttttttttgcctgcGTAGGCACTTATGGTCCTGGATATAACATGGGTAGGTAAAAGGAAAAGCAAAGCTGCTGCAGCAAAGCCACCCCAGTTTGTGGGATCTTAGTGCCATTTAAAAAAAGAACACCATCAGCCAccaaataaacaacaaaatgaGATGTGACAGACATGGAATCATGCTGTGTGGAGCAATGAAACTTTAACCATCCATACTACACCTGAAACCAGAGTCAGATCCGGCTTGGACAACTGCATCACCATTAAATTCAGTCAATCTCACCCTAGCACAGTATATCCAGTCTTCTTGGATGCTTGCTGCATTATTCTCTCTTAATGTTTCAATATATACGATGctgaacaattccctcagtaaAAGATATATCTTGTTACCATTCAGACAGTTGTTTGCCCCCTGGCTGCTCGAATATCAACCAACTTGAGTTTGaaattatcaaatttgaaacaaacTTGAATACGTTCAAACATACCTTTGAATTTAATTCCACACGTATAATTTTGCTTGATAACTTGCAAGATCTAGAATAGATTTTGCGCCATCGCTCTTAATGATGTTAATTTTTCTTGATATCTATTTCTTCGCAAACCTATATTTAAAGTATGcaaaaaatatgtaaaaaaattattaaaacattTCTAAACTGAGAATAAAAGAAGTGATAGCTCTTTCGGGTCAACATGTACTTGTTCTCCATGTTCTCCATAGGCCATTTGCCGGATCTTCCTCTTGAACATTTATATATCAATATTTAGACAAATGTGAAGGGCATTTTCACAATAAATTATCCCAatcattaaaaattttaaatatagatCCACATCCCAAACACATGCTATTGATTTCAATGACAACCAAATAACTGATTATGCAAATAGGACGAACCTTCCTATCTTAATATTCCAGAAGTTATGTTGGTTTAGAATGGAAAATCCTCATTAGTCATAGTGAATTGTTATTCTGGTGCCACAATAAAATCCGAAGGATATGAATATAGAAAATCTACGAATTTTCCTCAcagaaaattataatataaaagTGTTCTAAAGCATATGAAATCACCACCTATGACCTACCTCATGACAGTTGCAGCAGATTTCTATCTCTGCTGTAGAACAGAGACATTATTATACGTCGAAACGACAGTGCAACAAAGAGAATAAAACAACAAATCAAGCAACGGAGAAAAAACATGCCCAAacaaagcagtaagacatgataatgcaaaaaataaaagagaaaaaagaAACTCGAAAGATTTCGGATTACACAGTAACAAATCAAAGATTAAGGAGATAATAACACTGTTGAATGAGAATGCGAAGAGAAGAGATGAAATTCGGATACCTGCAAGTATGAGACTATAAGGATAAGTAACCAATAAAGAGATGAAATTGGGATACCTGCAAGTATGAGACTATAAGGATAAGTAACCAATAATTATTAATACATATGCACAAAATAatgcaaaaaaatattaaatgcacAGGATAGATaattctaaaatgaaaataaaagaaGTTATAGCAATTAACACAGGTTGATCCAGTGGCATTGCCACACTACATGATCCCAATcattaataatttcaaataaagATCCACATACCAAACACATGCTGTTGATTTTAATGAGAACCAGATAACTGATTATGCATATAGGACAACCCTTCCTAACTTAAATATTCCGGAAATCCATTACATGATATTATGTTGGCTTGGAACGGGCAGTCCTCATTAGTCACAATGAGTTGTTATCCTGGTGCCACAAATAAAATCCAAGGGTATGAACATAGCAAATCTACGAACTTTCCTCACACAAAATCGTAATGTCAATGGGTTCTAAAGCACATGGAATCACCACCTACCTCATGACTGAGGTGCCACAGATTCCTATATCTGCTGTAGATGGATTCCTTTGTCACTGGAACAGGGACATTATGCCTTACAGCATATTCGATTGCATCTTCTGTTCCCTTTATTTCCCATTCCCTCCGAGGAGCAATAACACTTAGTTCGGGATTCAGAGCAAAGAAAGTGAGCTCAAACCGGACCTGTAACACAGAAGAGCAAACAAGACGTGAAGGGAGAAACTTCAATAGGAATCAAACCGTTCAAAGAAATCCTAAAGCATGCCTGGTCATTTCCTTCTCCAGTAAATCCATGAGAAACATCATCAGCTCCTACTTCTTTCGCCACATCAACCATGGCCTGCATTTTCAATGTATTAATACATACAAGTAGAAAATAAAACAACACAATACTAACGAAGCCCaaagataaatcttttttcATGAAAATAGTGACCTAAGAAGAGGCATTAGCAAACAGATGTTAAAATATTAAGCGCTAATCACATTTCGTCCAGTTAATAACCATGCAAAAGGAAATGAGGAAGCTTGAACTCAAGGATATAACTTTATCCAATAAAAAAAAGAGATGGACACTTTCTAAATGAAAGAAACGAAaaacgataaaaaaaaaaagacagtgATGTGCCATTGAAGTCCCCAACAAGTATTTTTATGAATTGATAACATTATGCTGACTTGAGTTCATGTACTTGGCAAACATCATTGATGAAGCAAACAAATTATAATTTTCCCTGCATTGCCGAAGCAGCAAATTAAGAAACATGTGTTGTATCATTCTCTCATCTAGTCATTCTCAACTGAATTGAGGTATATGTACACAGTAACCAGTGTACAGTTAACTACTGAGAATAACATACCTAAACCACCACTATATGCCAGGgcaattttttttaactttttagGCAAGGTTTTTCCATCCATACCACTAGCAATCATTGTctctttataaagtttaataGTCATTGATCCATTACTAGTTTTTGTGATTTCCTTCATGAAAGCATCAACTGACTTGCTAAATGAATCAAACCTCCTATGGCATATACTAACTTGCCGTGCTTCAAGGCGAGAAAATACTCCTTCGTCTGCATGGTTTCACGATCAAGTGTCAGAGACTCAAGTTCTCTCACAACTCTGAAGAGGATTGTCCCACCAGGAGTTTCATACACCCCACAACTCTTCATTACCACCAGACGAATGCGACCAATCCCAAGCTTCCGACCAAAGCTCTGAGAGAAGAGATGCGGGAGAGCGTCCAGACCATTTATTGAAACAGGGAGACCCTCAACTATACCAATATTCGGATATCTGCAAGTATGACACTATAAGGATAAGTAAccaataattattaattcatATGCACAAAATAatgcaaaaaaatattaaatgcacGGGATAAATAaatctaaaataaaataaaagaaaactaACTCAGGTTGATCCGGTGCCTCTTTTGGGTCAACAGTGATCATGTACATGTCCTCCATAGGCTCCATTTGCTGGATCTTCCAAGATATCCCCCTTGTTtgtttatatatcaaaatgaaTGTCAAGATCCCagttattaaaaaatttaaataaagatcCATATCCAAAACACATTGTATTGATTTTAATGACAACCAAATAACTGATTATGTAAATATGACAATCCTTCCTATCTTAAATATTCCAGAAGTTCATAACACGAAAACATGTTGGCTTAGAATGGACAGTCCTCTCATACTGGTATGAATATAGCAAATCTAAGAACTTTCCTCACAGAAAGTCATAATATAAAGGATTCTAAAGCACACGAAATCAGCACCTATCTCATGACTGAGGTGCCAGATTCCTATCTCTGCTGTAGATGGATTTCTTTATCACGGGAACAGGGACATTATGTCTTACAACATATTCAATTGCATCTTCACTTCCCTTTATTTGTGAAGGGAGAAACTAAAATAGGAATCAAATTGTCTACATAAATTCTAAAGTAGGTCACATCAACCATGGCCTGCATCCATGAGAAACAGCATCAGCTCCAA
Coding sequences:
- the LOC140840076 gene encoding argininosuccinate synthase, chloroplastic-like, with protein sequence MLSIHKNTCWGLQWHITAMVDVAKEVGADDVSHGFTGEGNDQVRFELTFFALNPELSVIAPRREWEIKGTEDAIEYAVRHNVPVPVTKESIYSRYRNLWHLSHEGIHELEGLEQKANWPRLAEHVN